In Agromyces archimandritae, one genomic interval encodes:
- a CDS encoding endonuclease/exonuclease/phosphatase family protein produces the protein MLLRILGTVVVIAAALLAALFVWPQAAGLQNEWVFAHVVALRGVAAAAALAGAVVFAAIALARRFRVFAGAMAAVLAASALGNAAVLGVRGIGGADAEAPSDLTVLSWNTLGEVPSAEVIAGLAVDSGADVVVLPETTEALGEEIAVEMREAGSPMWVWTTAFDEIAKARSTTLLISPELGDYEVVSAEGSGPPGNTNTLPTVVAAPVDGEGPTIVAVHAVAPIRWEMRNWRSDLDWLAEQCSAGEVVMAGDFNATIDHFAGRGVDGGQFGRCADAADAAGAAGLGTWPTDLPKLLGSPIDHVLASPEWRATSFEVVGAYDDAGSDHRPVVARLVRAG, from the coding sequence GTGCTTCTGCGTATCCTCGGCACCGTCGTCGTCATCGCCGCCGCCCTGCTGGCGGCGCTGTTCGTCTGGCCGCAGGCGGCCGGGCTGCAGAACGAGTGGGTCTTCGCGCATGTCGTGGCCCTGCGCGGCGTCGCCGCGGCCGCCGCGCTGGCCGGCGCTGTCGTGTTCGCGGCGATCGCGCTCGCGCGCCGGTTCCGCGTGTTCGCGGGTGCGATGGCGGCGGTGCTCGCCGCGTCGGCCCTCGGCAACGCTGCCGTGCTCGGCGTCCGCGGCATCGGCGGTGCGGATGCCGAGGCGCCGTCCGATCTCACGGTGCTCTCGTGGAACACGCTCGGCGAGGTTCCCTCGGCCGAGGTGATCGCCGGGCTCGCCGTCGACTCCGGCGCCGACGTCGTCGTGCTGCCGGAGACGACGGAGGCCCTCGGCGAGGAGATCGCGGTCGAGATGCGCGAGGCCGGTTCGCCGATGTGGGTATGGACGACGGCGTTCGACGAGATCGCGAAGGCACGGTCGACGACGCTGCTGATCTCCCCCGAGCTCGGCGATTACGAGGTCGTCTCGGCCGAGGGCTCGGGCCCGCCGGGCAACACGAACACGCTGCCGACGGTCGTGGCCGCGCCGGTCGACGGCGAGGGGCCGACGATCGTCGCCGTGCACGCGGTCGCCCCGATCCGCTGGGAGATGCGCAACTGGCGCAGCGACCTCGACTGGCTCGCCGAGCAGTGCTCTGCCGGCGAGGTCGTCATGGCGGGCGATTTCAACGCGACGATCGACCATTTCGCGGGGCGGGGCGTGGACGGCGGGCAGTTCGGCCGGTGCGCGGATGCGGCGGATGCGGCGGGCGCCGCCGGCCTCGGCACCTGGCCGACGGATCTGCCGAAGCTGCTCGGCAGCCCGATCGACCACGTCCTGGCGAGCCCCGAGTGGCGGGCGACGAGCTTCGAGGTGGTCGGCGCCTACGACGACGCCGGCAGCGACCACCGGCCGGTCGTGGCGCGCCTGGTCCGCGCGGGCTGA
- a CDS encoding TIGR02611 family protein yields MAQHPGRPDEPFRGEPGGTPGSELERDIVSAEDPRRPIRRFLAGIRRRIGRRPLLRRAYRIAVAVLGGGIALIGIPLIPLPGPGWLVVFLGLAVLGTEFSWARRLAAFAKRQLARFWAWWRARPRRAADPA; encoded by the coding sequence ATGGCGCAGCACCCCGGTCGGCCCGACGAACCGTTCCGAGGCGAGCCCGGCGGCACGCCCGGCTCGGAGCTCGAACGCGACATCGTGAGCGCCGAAGACCCCAGGCGGCCCATCCGGCGCTTCCTCGCCGGCATCCGCCGCCGTATCGGCCGCAGGCCGCTGCTCCGACGCGCCTACCGCATCGCGGTCGCCGTGCTCGGCGGCGGCATCGCGCTCATCGGCATCCCGCTGATCCCGTTGCCCGGCCCCGGCTGGCTCGTCGTCTTCCTCGGCCTCGCCGTCCTCGGCACCGAGTTCTCGTGGGCGCGCCGTCTCGCGGCGTTCGCGAAGCGGCAGCTCGCCCGGTTCTGGGCGTGGTGGCGGGCCCGCCCGCGCCGCGCCGCCGACCCCGCCTGA
- a CDS encoding aminopeptidase P family protein has protein sequence MADTTETAPAETPVDPNANRSTTPKSDGFRAYISSDWAERDEALPPAREVAAFAAERRRRVAARFPGQRIIVPAGDMKQRANDTDYPFRAHSAFSHLTGWGSDSEPGAVLVIDGDVDGVARATLFFRERAGRDSEEFYANAAIGEFWIGPRPSLAHVAADLGLDTRDLSAFDALVDELDTTAVVLREADEAITGRVDRARARFATEVALSDNAEDAPFGLEPGSEHEPDAELAEFLAELRLVKDDYELAEMQAAVDSTRTAFGEVLAALPRVTAEARGERVIEGVFATRARLDGNDVGYGSIAAAGAHATILHWTRNDGPVVPGELVLLDAGVERDSYYTADITRTFPVDGTFTPVQRRVYEAVLEAADAAFAIVKPGVVFREIHATAMAVIARRTAEWGFLPVTAEQSLEPDAQYHRRYMVHGTSHHLGLDVHDCAKARRELYMDGVLEEGMVFTIEPGLYFQPDDLTVPEEYRGIGVRIEDDIVVTADGARNLSAGIPRTVEAVEAWVRGAR, from the coding sequence ATGGCCGATACCACCGAGACCGCCCCCGCCGAGACCCCCGTCGACCCGAACGCGAACCGTTCGACGACGCCGAAGTCGGACGGCTTCCGCGCCTATATCTCCAGCGACTGGGCCGAGCGCGACGAGGCGCTACCGCCGGCCCGCGAGGTCGCCGCGTTCGCCGCCGAGCGCCGCCGCCGGGTCGCTGCCCGCTTCCCCGGGCAGCGCATCATCGTCCCCGCCGGCGATATGAAGCAGCGCGCCAACGACACCGACTACCCGTTCCGCGCGCACAGCGCGTTCAGCCACCTGACCGGTTGGGGATCCGACTCCGAGCCGGGCGCGGTGCTCGTCATCGACGGCGATGTCGACGGCGTGGCGCGTGCGACGCTGTTCTTCCGCGAGCGCGCCGGCCGCGACTCCGAGGAGTTCTACGCGAACGCCGCGATCGGCGAGTTCTGGATCGGCCCCCGCCCCTCCCTCGCCCATGTCGCCGCCGACCTCGGGCTCGACACCCGCGACCTCTCGGCCTTCGACGCGCTCGTCGACGAACTCGACACGACGGCCGTCGTGCTGCGCGAGGCCGACGAGGCGATCACGGGGCGAGTGGATCGCGCCAGGGCGCGCTTCGCGACCGAGGTCGCCCTGAGCGACAACGCCGAGGATGCGCCGTTCGGCCTCGAGCCGGGCAGCGAGCACGAGCCGGACGCCGAACTGGCCGAGTTCCTCGCCGAGCTGCGCCTCGTCAAGGACGACTACGAACTGGCCGAGATGCAGGCCGCCGTCGACAGCACCCGCACCGCCTTCGGCGAGGTGCTCGCCGCCCTGCCGCGCGTCACGGCCGAGGCCCGCGGCGAGCGCGTGATCGAGGGTGTGTTCGCCACCCGCGCCCGTCTCGACGGCAACGACGTCGGCTACGGCTCGATCGCGGCCGCCGGCGCGCACGCGACGATCCTGCACTGGACGCGCAACGACGGCCCCGTGGTGCCCGGCGAGCTCGTGCTCCTGGATGCCGGCGTCGAGCGCGACAGCTACTACACCGCCGACATCACGCGCACCTTCCCGGTGGACGGCACCTTCACGCCCGTGCAGCGGCGCGTGTACGAGGCCGTGCTCGAGGCCGCCGACGCGGCCTTCGCGATCGTGAAGCCCGGCGTGGTGTTCCGCGAGATCCACGCGACGGCGATGGCCGTCATCGCCCGCAGGACCGCCGAGTGGGGCTTCCTGCCGGTCACGGCCGAGCAGTCCCTCGAGCCCGACGCGCAGTACCACCGCCGCTACATGGTGCACGGCACGAGCCACCACCTCGGGCTCGACGTGCACGACTGCGCGAAGGCCCGCCGCGAGCTGTACATGGACGGCGTGCTCGAGGAGGGCATGGTCTTCACGATCGAGCCCGGCCTCTACTTCCAGCCCGACGATCTCACGGTGCCCGAGGAGTACCGCGGCATCGGGGTGCGGATCGAGGACGACATCGTCGTCACGGCCGATGGCGCCCGGAACCTGTCCGCGGGCATCCCGCGCACGGTCGAGGCGGTCGAGGCCTGGGTGCGCGGCGCCCGCTGA